The Venturia canescens isolate UGA chromosome 7, ASM1945775v1, whole genome shotgun sequence genome segment tagagatatttcgttatttcgtaACTATTTTCACTTTGAGAAATCTTGGATTTTGTTCCTTCCATCAATTCCATGTGGATGGCAAGAAacggttttttctttttcattgcgtagattgaaaattatttatatttttaagttAGACTTGAATtctaaaaaattataatctttcatttgaactaaaatttttcgatcaatttcgtttttgttcAGTAGAAATTCAGTGGACAATAATGTTGTTCAATTTGTATTCAGAAGATCGTTGTCAAACTCATCATTTAAGAACAAAATAAGAAAAGGGAATAAACTATCAACtggaatttcaataaaaaaattttttcaactctttttattttttaacttaTTAATTAACTAGCTCTAAAATTTCTTAAAGCTTTTTTTCGATCCAGTCCCCTTGGTGACCTTGAGAACATTGAATCTGACAGTTTTGCTGAGCGGTCGGCATTCTCCGATCGTAACAACGTCTCCGATTTCAACATCTCTGTAAAGAAAGAATTGGCAATGAATTACGATGAATAGAGCAAttctttaaaatttattcatagatttttgttagaaaaaataacaGATTTGAAGTGTCAGTTGACGATTGAGTTGACTTCAATTTGTTTTCAGAAGACCGTCGTCAATATCATCATATGAAAATGCAAAATCAAGCACACTGGAAAATCCATTCATTGAAGATCAAAACTCAAAGAGGAAGAGCGGGTATAAGAAACCACGTACCTGAAACAAGGACTCAAGTGCACGCTCATGTTGCGATGCCTTTTCTCAAATCTGTTGTATTTGCGAATATAATGAAGATAATCACGTCGGATAACAATAGTTCTCTGcatcttcattttttgaacAACTCCCGTTAGAATACGTCCTCTGATTGACACATTTCCGGTAAACggacattttttatcaatgtaAGTACCTTGAATAGCCTAGAATACAAAATCATCACTTTCAAGCTTACTCGTGagaaaattatgaagaaaCCTTGATCAATTGCTTAGTATGTGGGAATTCAGTTCAAGGAATAACAGATGGGGGTTGGAGGAAGGGAtgcaaaaaatgtgttttacCTCACGGGGCGTTTTGAAGCCCAGACCTACGTTGCGGGTGTATCGCGCAGGCTTACGTGATTTCGGACCGAGTCCTTTTTTTCGGTTCAGAAATATAGTAGGTTGTTTTTGAAAAGACCGCTCGGTCTGAAAATAAACAGAAATAATGTTAAAAACgtaatgttaaaaaaattgaaactgatgagaagcttgaaaaatggaaaaacttttttttgaggttagggCGAAGTTCATGTTTTAAATACTAGTTTTGATAAGGGGAAAAGCGACGAAATTTAACAGACTACTTCAACAGTAGTAGAATAGTAatgaaatagaatttttcgGTATCTTATCGggattcaaagaaaaaatctgtTGATTTGCGTCAGGACGCTCTTAACCACGTGTCGTGGCTTCTTCGTACCGACGACTTATTAAAAGTATTTTCACCATAAGTAATGAATTTCGAAGGAAAAAGGTATTAAATTAAAGTTGAATACTATAGTAATGTTATTAATCATGAAAGTATAAAACAATCTAATGAAACAGTACCTTCCGACAGCAGTAAATATAGTAAACGTACCTGATCAGCcatcttgaaattttgaaagggTGAGCTAATGCTGGGTAAAAGGAAAAGCTCAAGTTCTTCGTCTTGTCCTTTTCTGGCTGTCACCCTGGAGAAGGAGAATGACAAATTGGAATATTCGATTGCGCATGTTCCAGATGCTCCACAATAAGGAGGACGCGTTTTCTTAACggttgattttgaaaatgattcaTTTTCGTGTgttgataaaataaaatacgaCGAAATATTGCATTAGTGTAAAAACATATcacggaaaaatattttcggatgaatatttttcaataacactATTGCTAGTCATCGGATTACTGGTCCTTTTCCCCACCGTCGGCGTTGGGATTCGCTTATTTCCTCCAACCTTTGTATATCAAGCGCTTATGGCCTCTGCACACTGCGCGCGATGAGCGATGAGCGACGAACGATAGCCAATGAGAGCTCTGCTTTTCTGACCATCGTCCGGAAAATCAGAGCTATTATTGGCTATTGTTCGTCGCTCATCGCTCACCCAAAGCAGCCAGCCAACAACCAACAAGCAAGCCGCATTTTTTCAGCTAGTGACTTTCGGCCGACCGGAAATACCAACAACGCCATTTTTGGCGAAATAATATAGACCCTACCAACACAAAATGTATTCGATTGGAAGTACACTAAAATCGTAGATTCTGCAAAAAATGTGACTTAGGGCTGTTTACTTTAGTTTCTTCATTATTCTACAAAAAAgactattatttttcaacttgaaATAGTTACGACAATAtcagcaaatttcaaaatggccgACAATATCGAACATGGCGTCAGCGTCTTTTCCGTTTCATAAGTGTTCCGGTGCGACGCGTTGTGGCCTGCTCGTTCAGTCTTCTCGTGGACCTTTTGTGAAATCTGTTTCGTCAAGGCGTGCTTCGATAGATTATTAAActcgtttttattattaaattcgttATTAAACATAAAAAGATGACTAACGAAATTGTGGAAGAAACTCATCAAAAGGAAGAGCCGGTGCATTTTCAAGAACCGGCGATACAAAATAATCCGGATGGTTGGGGACCTTACGAGTTGCCCGATCAATTCAAAGACATACCGTACCAGCCATTTTCAAAGGGTGATAGGCTTGGGAAGGTAAGaggccaattttttcgagtctGCGAAGACTTGTCTCACTCTATCCTAATCACTAAAACTACATTTTTACTTTATTTAATTCTTCGACAGATTTCCGATTGGACCGGAGCAGCTTTCCAAGACAAAAAGTTCACCAGTAagtgtcgaaattttttcgttgcCCACGCCCCAGTCAACATAACCTCTGATTTCcactatatatatgtatatttaagATGCATTCCACTTATCGCCCGTAAGCGCTCACAAAGCCCGACCACTAGCCCCTGTGGATAGAGTTTTGGGTGTTGCAGCATTACAGGCCATAAGTGAAACGCACCTCCAGAGTTGTGTCAGCGACTTCGAGACAAATACTTTTATGTCATGACGAGTCGTTCCTAGAGATTCTTCGCAGGAGCTATAGTCCAACTGTATTTGAAAACTTTATCACGAAAACTCAAATGGAATTCACAGTATATTCCAAACTGTTAGTCgtctaaaaatttttaattgttatgaaatttgagattttttcacaCTTCTACTTGTTTATGTACACACGTACGGATtacaaatcgaattttcaattgcacATCAATcgcaaaatatatttcattccctagaaagaaaagaatttttattaatattctcaATATCAATgaatattactttttttttggggTATATTATGAACTCCTGAcctcatagaaaaaatataatttatagCACCGTACGAAATAAAACAGCATTTAAGCGACGCTTTCACATGGCGGTTAGCGTCCCCGCTGACACTTGTGCGCTAAGTTGACACGGTGATATAAAAGACAACTTGGGTCACAGATATCGTAATGCACTATTTTTGTCTTTTCGTTATAGCCAGTTCTTTCGCTCGATTGCTCGAGCCGTAATGCAATTGTTAAATGTCCATTGAGATCtcaaaacaaaaagaatttttgaagtttctCTTGTTTCACTAAatagaattttgtgaatacgGGTGTGGCTCGTAACAACTCCAATTATTTTAGTGATAGTACCTTTATGAATTGACTATATTTCttttatataataaaatattattctcgaaaatgttatttgaaatatgtttttccaaaatttcaaatgtctcagaaaatgaaagatgaaataaaatgaaaaattttcagacaAATATGCGTCCCAATTTGGCTCGGGAAGTCAGTACGCGTATTACCACGATGAGGATGAGTCGACTTTCCATCTGGTGGATACGACGCGAGTACAGAAGCCGCCGTACCAGCGTGGTCGTTTCGGAAAGAACCAACGGAACATGAGAGGTCGAGGAGGACAGAGAGGTGGCATCAATCAAATGCAACAGCTTGGAAAGCTGAAATTGAGGGAGCGGGAGAGAAAAGGACAGACAAAACGTTGGGGTCGGCAACAGGGCTTGAGGAATCACAAAAATCAGCCGCCAATAAAAATTCGGGATGCGTCCGTGACGGTGCGTCCGGATTGGGTGACGATAGAGGAAATGGATTTTCCACGATTGGCAAAGCTCTCGTTGCCAGGAGTAAAAGACGGCGAGGATATTCTATGCGCGGGCTCGTTAGAATATTACGATAAAACGTACGATCGTGTGAACGTTAAAAGTGAGAAACCGTTACAGAGAATCGACCGAATCTTCCACACGGTGACGACAACCGACGATCCGGTGATTCGTAAGTTGTCGAAAACAGAAGGAAATGTGTACGCGACGGACGCCATTCTCGCGACGATAATGTGCTCAACCAGGAGCAATTATTCGTGGGACATTGTGATTGAGAAAATTGGCGATAAGCTATTTTTCGACAAGCGTGACAACACAGAGTTCGACCTCTTAACGGTGAACGAGACGAGCGTCGAGCCGCCCCAGGACGACGGAAACTCTTTGAACTCCCCCCGCAATTTAGCCCTCGAAGCGACCTTCATAAATCACAACTTTTCCCAACAAGTATTGAAGTCGAACGAGCCACGATACAAATTCGAAGAAGGCAATCCTTTCATCTCCGAGGAAGAAGAGAGCGACGTTGCCAGCGTCGCTTATCGATACCGTAAATGGGATTTGAACAACGGCGTCACGCTAGTTTGCCGTTGCGAACACGATGCAGTCATGCAAGGAACCAATAATGATACCCAATTTCTTACGATAAAGGCCCTCAATGAATGGGATTCAAAACTTGCAAATGGAGTCGAATGGAGGCAGAAGTTGGACACGCAGCGAGGCGCTGTCCTCGCCAATGAGCTGCGAAACAATGCCTGCAAACTGGCCAAGTGGACAGTGCAGGCGCTCCTCGCAGGATCCGACCAACTGAAGTTCGGCTACGTCTCCCGTGCCTCCGTGCGGGATTCCTCGAAGCACGTTATCCTCGGAACGCAACAATATAAACCTAACGAATTCGCTACCCAAATTAATCTCAACATGGACAATGCTTGGGGTATCCTACGTTGCATCATTGACATTTGCCTCAAACAGAAAGACGGCAAATATCTTATCATGAAAGATCCCAACAAGCCCATGATTCGACTGTACGATATTCCTGATAATACCTTCGAAAGCGAGGGGgaggaagacgaggacgacgaagagCCGGTCAACGATGCTTTCCAGAATTGAATGACGAATTCATTAGAGTTTTCTCATCTTCCCCCGCAACACTGAAACGTACTACGTCGCAACGGTTCCATGGAACATTTGAATAGGAATGAATATTATAgcttattttaattttattcgatcGGGAGAAGACTATTGTAAACGAAAATCGGAATGatgtaaaataataaacgatttCAGCGAACATCTTCAAGgtatcatttttcaataaaaatttccttATCTCGATCAACTTCCTTTCGcttaagttgaaaaaatatggtgaaaaaaatgtgagtttTTGAAAGAGCGAATAATTTCGGGAAACCCCGGACTCATCAGCCAAAGGAAAAACTGTATTTTGTTCTCTGGATATTAGACTCTAATCGAGTCATTGTCACCCACAATAAAATCCTTACCCATAGTCCATGCGACGTCAGTTACATCGAGTCGTTTATCAAatcacaaaaaaaacattcatttgacatttatcgattttcgtttcaattttGTTGCTAATATCTGAATTCCCAATATTCCAGT includes the following:
- the LOC122413708 gene encoding 40S ribosomal protein S11-like; translation: MADQTERSFQKQPTIFLNRKKGLGPKSRKPARYTRNVGLGFKTPREAIQGTYIDKKCPFTGNVSIRGRILTGVVQKMKMQRTIVIRRDYLHYIRKYNRFEKRHRNMSVHLSPCFRDVEIGDVVTIGECRPLSKTVRFNVLKVTKGTGSKKSFKKF
- the eIF3d1 gene encoding eukaryotic translation initiation factor 3 subunit D, translating into MTNEIVEETHQKEEPVHFQEPAIQNNPDGWGPYELPDQFKDIPYQPFSKGDRLGKISDWTGAAFQDKKFTNKYASQFGSGSQYAYYHDEDESTFHLVDTTRVQKPPYQRGRFGKNQRNMRGRGGQRGGINQMQQLGKLKLRERERKGQTKRWGRQQGLRNHKNQPPIKIRDASVTVRPDWVTIEEMDFPRLAKLSLPGVKDGEDILCAGSLEYYDKTYDRVNVKSEKPLQRIDRIFHTVTTTDDPVIRKLSKTEGNVYATDAILATIMCSTRSNYSWDIVIEKIGDKLFFDKRDNTEFDLLTVNETSVEPPQDDGNSLNSPRNLALEATFINHNFSQQVLKSNEPRYKFEEGNPFISEEEESDVASVAYRYRKWDLNNGVTLVCRCEHDAVMQGTNNDTQFLTIKALNEWDSKLANGVEWRQKLDTQRGAVLANELRNNACKLAKWTVQALLAGSDQLKFGYVSRASVRDSSKHVILGTQQYKPNEFATQINLNMDNAWGILRCIIDICLKQKDGKYLIMKDPNKPMIRLYDIPDNTFESEGEEDEDDEEPVNDAFQN